The DNA segment AAAACCGGCAATATCTTGCCAATGGCTTCAATTTTGTCGTTGGGAACGTTCATCAAGATGTATTTTGATTTTCTGGCTCTCAAAACCGATTCGATTCTGAATTGCAGTGTATCTATGATGCTTTGAGCTTCTGGAGTAACTTTTGGTGAAACGGCCAAAACGGCTTCGCTTTTGAAAATCACTTCCACTTCTTTCAAATTGTTTTTGAACAAAGTGCTTCCGCTGGAAACGATATCCACGATTCCGTCGGCAAGACCTATGTTTGGTGCAATCTCAACCGAACCCGAGATTTGGTGAATGTCAACCGTCATTCCGAAAGAACCAAAATAATCGATAACGGTGTTTGGATAGGAAGTGGCGATACGCATTCCTTCCAAATCTTTTATGGAATTGTATTCGAAAGTTTTTGGAACGGCTACGGAAACTTTGCACTTGGAAAAGCCCAATTTCTGGATTACCTTGATGTTTTTTCCTTTTTCGACCAAAAGATTATCGCCAACGATGGCAATATCAACCACTCCATCAATCAAATATTGGGGAATGTCCGAGTTTCTGAGGTACAAAACTTCCAAAGGGAAATTGGTGGCTTCGGCTTTGAGTTGGTCATTTCCGTTGTTGATGGAAATTCCGCAATCTTTTAGAATTT comes from the Flavobacterium limnophilum genome and includes:
- the hisG gene encoding ATP phosphoribosyltransferase, with product MSTLKIAIQKSGRLNEDSIQILKDCGISINNGNDQLKAEATNFPLEVLYLRNSDIPQYLIDGVVDIAIVGDNLLVEKGKNIKVIQKLGFSKCKVSVAVPKTFEYNSIKDLEGMRIATSYPNTVIDYFGSFGMTVDIHQISGSVEIAPNIGLADGIVDIVSSGSTLFKNNLKEVEVIFKSEAVLAVSPKVTPEAQSIIDTLQFRIESVLRARKSKYILMNVPNDKIEAIGKILPVLKSLTVMPLAEEGWSSVHSVIDKDTFWDVIDQLKEAGAEGILVCPIEKMVL